The Lactobacillus sp. CBA3605 genome contains a region encoding:
- the ftsA gene encoding cell division protein FtsA, whose product MDNSGIYVGLDIGTTSIKVIVAERVKGQMNVIGVGSERSNGLSRGVIVDIDKAATAIQSAVRQAEEKASIEIKKVIAGVPANLVKIERCRGMIAVADESKEINNEDVRNVAAAALVQSLPPEREVLDVIPDEFVVDGFDGIKDPRGMVGVRLEMHGTLFTGPKTIIHNTRKAIEKAGLQIEQIVIAPLALSSLVLNDGEQDFGSIIVDMGGGQTTAAVIHDHQLKYTYVDQEGGQYITKDISVVLNTSIENAEKLKRDYGYADAQQASDDDEFPVEVVGQSTPTQISEQYLAEIIEARLDQIFDKVKQHLDEVRALELPGGVVLTGGVAALPGITDLASQLFGTNVRVFIPNQMGLRHPSFDEALAVIKYQAALSEVALLVKSALTGDTRASVALDFSEAISTSTADRQTTAVPTTPKSTKSKPAPAQDSDRTGTFDRFKGFFNHFFD is encoded by the coding sequence ATGGATAATTCAGGAATTTATGTCGGACTTGATATAGGGACCACCTCAATAAAAGTCATTGTTGCTGAACGTGTGAAGGGACAAATGAACGTTATTGGTGTGGGCAGCGAACGTTCTAATGGTCTGAGTCGTGGGGTTATTGTCGATATTGACAAAGCCGCTACTGCGATTCAGTCGGCAGTGCGCCAAGCGGAAGAAAAAGCAAGTATCGAAATAAAAAAAGTTATTGCGGGTGTACCGGCCAACTTAGTTAAGATTGAACGTTGTCGGGGCATGATTGCTGTAGCTGATGAATCAAAAGAAATTAACAATGAAGATGTAAGAAACGTTGCGGCAGCAGCTTTGGTTCAAAGCTTACCGCCTGAGCGTGAAGTGTTAGATGTGATTCCAGATGAGTTTGTCGTTGATGGCTTTGACGGAATTAAGGACCCTCGTGGGATGGTCGGTGTCCGGCTTGAAATGCATGGGACATTATTTACGGGACCTAAAACGATTATTCACAATACACGCAAGGCCATTGAAAAGGCCGGTTTGCAAATTGAACAAATTGTGATTGCGCCGTTAGCACTAAGTTCATTAGTGCTTAATGACGGCGAACAGGATTTTGGATCAATTATTGTCGATATGGGTGGTGGTCAAACGACCGCTGCCGTAATTCATGACCATCAGCTTAAATATACTTATGTGGATCAAGAAGGCGGTCAATACATCACGAAAGATATTTCAGTCGTCTTAAATACGTCGATTGAAAATGCCGAAAAGCTCAAACGTGACTATGGTTATGCAGATGCGCAACAAGCTTCTGATGATGATGAGTTCCCAGTTGAAGTTGTCGGTCAAAGTACCCCAACTCAGATTAGCGAACAATATCTAGCCGAAATTATTGAAGCGCGCTTAGATCAAATCTTTGATAAAGTAAAGCAACACTTAGATGAAGTCCGTGCGTTAGAGTTACCTGGTGGTGTCGTTTTAACTGGTGGTGTTGCGGCGCTACCAGGAATTACGGATTTAGCCTCACAGTTATTCGGAACGAATGTACGCGTCTTTATTCCCAACCAAATGGGCTTAAGACATCCGTCATTTGATGAGGCCTTGGCTGTCATCAAATATCAAGCGGCCTTAAGTGAAGTCGCCTTATTGGTTAAAAGTGCGCTAACCGGTGATACCCGTGCTAGTGTGGCATTAGATTTTTCAGAAGCAATCAGCACTAGTACGGCTGATCGCCAAACAACTGCGGTGCCAACAACGCCTAAATCAACGAAATCTAAACCGGCACCAGCGCAAGATTCTGATCGCACCGGGACATTTGACCGGTTCAAAGGCTTCTTTAATCACTTTTTCGATTAA
- a CDS encoding cell division protein FtsQ/DivIB, whose protein sequence is MAIFKRQPKEKKPDQLTPWERYQRQAATNHENAQKRHFNWSGRRIRIGDKLPKLMSQRRKLVVKRASILIGLFLMGMVIAGYFISPLSHVQKITVSGTEQLTATQVKTAANLKNGDAIWAIIGQDATTSKVARRANPQIGRVTTKLVGFNQIKLQVKEIRIAGYLVSGNYYQRVLENGSILTKKVTQPGGGYPIYAGFKSGTRLQKMIAQYAKLPAAVKHNISEIKYSPNQANPERVHLYMNDGNEVYATITTFASKMTYYSGIAAKMKTSGVINLEVGAYSYSFKKSNN, encoded by the coding sequence ATGGCCATTTTTAAACGGCAGCCAAAAGAAAAGAAGCCTGACCAGCTAACCCCTTGGGAACGGTATCAACGGCAAGCGGCGACGAATCATGAGAATGCCCAAAAACGGCATTTTAATTGGTCAGGCAGACGAATTCGAATTGGTGATAAGTTGCCTAAACTGATGTCGCAACGACGTAAGTTAGTGGTCAAACGCGCCAGTATTTTGATTGGATTATTCTTAATGGGCATGGTGATTGCTGGGTATTTTATTTCACCGTTAAGCCATGTCCAAAAAATAACGGTAAGCGGTACTGAACAATTAACGGCGACGCAAGTTAAAACTGCGGCGAATTTAAAAAATGGTGATGCAATCTGGGCCATAATCGGTCAAGATGCCACAACGAGCAAGGTGGCGCGGCGAGCTAATCCACAAATCGGGCGGGTAACCACCAAACTGGTTGGTTTTAATCAGATTAAGTTACAGGTTAAAGAGATTCGAATTGCTGGTTATTTAGTCAGTGGGAATTATTATCAGCGGGTCTTAGAGAATGGCTCGATTTTGACTAAAAAAGTGACCCAACCAGGTGGCGGTTATCCTATTTATGCTGGTTTTAAAAGCGGGACGCGTCTGCAAAAAATGATTGCCCAGTATGCTAAGTTACCAGCTGCGGTAAAGCATAATATTTCAGAAATTAAATATTCGCCGAACCAAGCTAATCCTGAGCGAGTTCATTTGTATATGAATGATGGCAATGAAGTTTATGCGACAATTACCACGTTTGCTAGCAAAATGACTTATTATTCAGGAATTGCTGCGAAAATGAAAACCAGTGGTGTGATTAACCTTGAAGTTGGCGCATATTCGTATTCGTTTAAAAAGTCGAATAATTGA
- the murG gene encoding undecaprenyldiphospho-muramoylpentapeptide beta-N-acetylglucosaminyltransferase: protein MRLMISGGGTGGHIYPALALIDALKAHDAQAEVLYIGTHRGLESRIVPERGIDFKTIKIQGFKRSLSLQNFKTIGLFLKSVVTARRYIKDFKPDVVVGTGGYVSGAVVFAASQMHIPTVIHEQNSVVGVTNKFLSHFVNKIAISFESARAQFPAKKVVMTGNPRAQQVANIQKTAALKALGLSDEQPTVLIFGGSRGAERINQATLAAVPELNQRPYQTLFVTGQVHYDKIRNGLGKTALAPNVKIVPYIKNMPAILPEIAAILGRAGATSIAEITALGIPSILVPSPYVTNDHQTKNAQSLVDAGAAELIKEADLTAASLLTAVDGLMLADDQRQKMAANAKGLGMPDAADQLLTVLETAINH from the coding sequence ATGCGATTAATGATTTCTGGCGGTGGCACTGGTGGACACATCTATCCAGCCTTAGCGTTAATTGATGCGCTAAAAGCACACGATGCACAGGCAGAAGTCCTGTATATTGGGACGCACCGGGGACTTGAGAGTCGAATTGTCCCCGAACGTGGCATTGACTTTAAAACGATTAAAATTCAGGGTTTTAAACGATCATTATCACTTCAAAATTTTAAAACGATTGGTTTGTTTTTAAAGAGTGTCGTTACTGCTCGACGCTATATTAAAGATTTTAAACCGGATGTGGTTGTGGGAACCGGGGGTTATGTCAGCGGCGCAGTCGTTTTTGCGGCGAGCCAGATGCATATTCCAACGGTGATTCATGAACAGAATTCGGTTGTCGGCGTGACCAATAAATTTCTGAGCCATTTTGTCAATAAAATCGCGATTTCCTTTGAAAGTGCGCGGGCTCAATTTCCAGCCAAAAAAGTTGTGATGACTGGTAATCCACGTGCCCAGCAAGTTGCTAACATTCAGAAAACGGCGGCTTTAAAGGCGTTAGGGCTATCAGATGAGCAACCAACTGTACTGATTTTTGGTGGGAGTCGGGGTGCGGAACGCATCAATCAAGCGACCTTAGCGGCTGTGCCAGAGTTGAATCAACGGCCCTATCAGACGCTTTTTGTTACCGGTCAGGTGCACTATGATAAAATTCGTAATGGTCTTGGAAAGACAGCGTTAGCACCGAATGTTAAAATTGTGCCGTATATCAAAAATATGCCAGCAATTTTACCTGAAATTGCGGCCATTCTTGGGCGCGCTGGTGCAACGAGTATTGCTGAAATTACGGCATTAGGGATTCCATCGATTTTGGTTCCCAGCCCGTATGTTACCAACGACCACCAAACTAAGAATGCGCAAAGTTTGGTTGATGCGGGAGCGGCTGAATTAATTAAGGAAGCTGATTTGACAGCGGCCAGTCTATTGACAGCTGTGGACGGCTTGATGCTGGCTGATGATCAACGGCAGAAAATGGCCGCTAATGCAAAAGGGTTAGGCATGCCGGATGCAGCGGATCAATTATTAACTGTTTTAGAAACGGCAATTAACCACTAG
- the murD gene encoding UDP-N-acetylmuramoyl-L-alanine--D-glutamate ligase, producing MKSVEQYRNQKVLVLGLAKSGMNAARLLHQLGAFVTVNDKKDFENNPDAQELLSDGIKVITGGHPLSLLDEDFKIVVKNPGIPYTNPIVAGALAKHIPVITEVELASQILAGELIGVTGTNGKTTTTTLIAMMLNQRQNAGKAYVAGNIGVPASAVAQKALPTDTMVTELSSFMLVGIQTLHPHIAVITNIYSTHLDYHGSRANYVKAKMRITENQTAADYLVINWDSEEWRTLSQQSAAQVVPFSRQGHSKSGAYEQDGQLYFKDELIMAAKDIKIPGDHNVENALAAIAVAKLQQVPTAGIVQVLKTFSGVRHRTQYVETYQGRQFYNDSKATNLVATEMALKGFDQPVVLLAGGLDRGNTFEKLAPALKAHVKALIVFGETADKMTAAGQLAGIPTIEVTENCETAVPVAWRLSAPGDIIMLSPACASWDQYPNFEIRGDRYIKAIEQVTGKAEEN from the coding sequence ATGAACGCTGCCCGTTTGCTCCATCAATTGGGGGCTTTCGTGACCGTTAATGATAAAAAAGATTTTGAAAACAATCCGGATGCCCAAGAGTTATTGAGTGATGGCATTAAGGTGATTACTGGTGGGCATCCGTTATCACTTTTGGATGAAGATTTTAAAATTGTGGTCAAAAATCCGGGTATTCCTTATACGAATCCGATTGTCGCTGGCGCCTTAGCTAAGCACATTCCGGTGATTACGGAAGTGGAATTAGCGTCACAAATTTTGGCTGGTGAATTGATTGGGGTAACTGGGACCAACGGTAAAACGACGACCACGACTTTGATTGCGATGATGTTGAATCAACGGCAAAATGCAGGTAAAGCTTACGTGGCCGGTAATATTGGCGTGCCGGCTTCGGCTGTGGCTCAAAAAGCGTTACCAACGGATACGATGGTCACTGAATTGTCTAGCTTTATGTTGGTCGGAATTCAGACGTTACATCCACATATTGCGGTTATTACGAATATTTATTCAACCCATTTGGATTATCATGGGTCCCGCGCTAACTATGTTAAAGCTAAGATGCGCATTACTGAAAATCAAACGGCTGCCGACTATCTAGTGATTAATTGGGATAGTGAAGAATGGCGAACTTTGAGTCAGCAATCGGCGGCCCAAGTTGTGCCATTTTCTCGGCAAGGTCATTCTAAGTCTGGGGCCTATGAACAAGACGGGCAACTTTACTTTAAAGATGAGTTGATCATGGCTGCTAAAGATATTAAAATCCCTGGTGACCATAATGTTGAAAATGCCTTAGCTGCTATTGCGGTGGCTAAGTTGCAGCAAGTCCCAACTGCCGGAATCGTGCAAGTCTTGAAGACCTTTTCCGGTGTTCGCCATCGGACGCAATACGTGGAGACTTATCAAGGGCGACAATTCTATAATGACTCTAAAGCCACTAATTTAGTGGCAACTGAGATGGCATTAAAAGGGTTCGATCAACCCGTTGTTTTGTTAGCAGGTGGCTTAGATCGTGGGAATACTTTTGAAAAGCTGGCACCAGCATTGAAAGCGCATGTTAAGGCTTTGATTGTTTTTGGTGAAACGGCTGATAAGATGACGGCAGCTGGTCAGTTGGCTGGTATTCCAACCATTGAAGTAACTGAAAACTGTGAAACAGCCGTGCCAGTTGCGTGGCGGCTCAGCGCCCCAGGTGACATTATTATGTTATCGCCGGCATGCGCGAGCTGGGATCAGTATCCAAACTTTGAAATTCGTGGTGACCGGTATATTAAGGCCATCGAGCAAGTTACTGGAAAGGCGGAGGAAAATTAA